A single window of Maylandia zebra isolate NMK-2024a linkage group LG2, Mzebra_GT3a, whole genome shotgun sequence DNA harbors:
- the LOC143412586 gene encoding uncharacterized protein LOC143412586, translating to MRWWLLSTAAALTMAGLLIFASVRDNKSRYVEKRQTLYDKGKYTKFPHGYATNFWWQFMNTTAHLNNKTDCYACTHMPLSSQTSGLWPYSIPEDRSWCLLGLATHPGYGTLWSKANYSIPAKATWRSSSLTNVNCSGQTYLLTWPQVSDPLPDVILLNKLNASQLPVCVMNNGSRAVGELPTHLCKYIYTFCPPRNERKCMACSINATCASNTTLMGLNCRSDYSYRMPLQTKTQYQTGCARTAPSSRGTRVLADWYFLCGNKAYLSLPEGWGGLCALVELSDHVFFMQSVAHHPSSRQRREVDIASPNSFGITVDTGVPGEFRIWGGGVKFLQSLIPGIGVAEVRDHVEINRYALLRHINLTKTLGTALAGEQQAIRTMVLQNRLTLDLLTASQGGVCKLIGETCCTFIPDGYETGGDIYEALQNLTALQKYVTDHTPGAATAQGWLDWLFSGSWLAAVTKPFFLLGLIMIALLILVLCVLPCLRVMISQMITTTMTAYVAVPEEEQHPVAILLEENLY from the coding sequence ATGAGGTGGTGGCTCTTATCAACTGCAGCGGCCCTGACCATGGCCGGGCTCCTCATCTTTGCTTCCGTGAGGGACAACAAGTCACGCTATGTGGagaaaaggcagacactgtATGACAAAGGAAAGTACACCAAGTTTCCCCATGGCTACGCCACTAACTtctggtggcagtttatgaacactACAGCTCACTTGAATAACAAAACTGACTGCTATGCATGTACCCATATGCCCCTATCCTCGCAGACGTCTGGCCTGTGGCCGTACAGCATACCTGAAGATCGCAGTTGGTGCCTGTTGGGCCTGGCAACACATCCAGGCTACGGTACTCTTTGGTCCAAAGCCAACTACAGCATCCCAGCGAAAGCAACCTGGAGGTCATCATCACTCACAAATGTGAACTGTTCCGGACAGACATACCTACTGACCTGGCCCCAAGTCTCAGACCCGCTGCCTGATGTAATTCTACTGAACAAACTGAACGCATCACAACTGCCAGTATGTGTGATGAACAATGGCTCGCGGGCAGTGGGGGAGCTGCCTACTCACCTATGTAAGTACATATACACTTTCTGCCCACCAAGGAACGAGAGGAAGTGTATGGCCTGTTCAATCAACGCCACCTGTGCCAGTAACACGACGCTGATGGGCCTAAACTGTCGCTCCGACTACAGCTACCGAATGCCactacaaacaaagactcaGTACCAGACAGGATGTGCACGGACGGCACCCAGCAGCAGAGGAACCAGAGTTTTGGCTGACTGGTACTTCCTATGTGGCAACAAGGCTTATCTGTCACTCCCTGAAGGTTGGGGAGGTCTGTGCGCCCTGGTGGAATTATCAGATCACGTTTTCTTCATGCAAAGTGTTGCACATCACCCAAGCAGCCGGCAGAGACGTGAAGTGGACATCGCCTCCCCCAATTCTTTCGGCATTACCGTGGACACTGGAGTGCCGGGAGAGTTTCGCATCTGGGGAGGAGGAGTGAAATTCTTACAGAGCTTGATCCCCGGCATTGGAGTTGCCGAGGTGCGGGATCATGTGGAAATCAACCGATATGCTCTGCTACGACACATCAACTTGACTAAGACCCTGGGAACCGCCTTAGCAGGAGAACAGCAGGCCATCAGAACGatggtgctgcagaacagactgacactagacctgctaacagcatcacaaggaggagTTTGCAAGCTGATCGGGGAAACATGTTGCACTTTTATCCCTGATGGATACGAAACTGGAGGAGACATTTATGAAGCTTTGCAGAATTTGACTGCTCTGCAAAAATATGTCACTGACCACACACCTGGAGCAGCTACAGCACAAGGCTGGCTTGACTGGCTGTTCAGCGGTTCATGGCTGGCTGCTGTAACAAAGCCATTTTTTCTTCTAGGTCTCATCATGATAGCACTGCTCATattagtgttgtgtgtgttgccatgcctaagagtaatgatttcacagatgataacaactacaatgactgcttatgttgccgtgcctgaagaagaacaacatcccgttgcaattctgttagaggagaacttgtactag